A window of Bradyrhizobium diazoefficiens genomic DNA:
TGCCACGGGACCGGTCAATGCCGGCATTTACGTGGTCGACAAGTCCGTTCTCGACGACATCGTGACGCTTCCCGCTTCGCTCGAACAGGAGATATTCCCCGGCCTCGCCAAGTCCGGGGCACTGCGCGGCACGGCCTATCGCGGTTACTTCATTGACATCGGCATTCCCGACGACTTCGCCCGCGCCGATCGCGAATTGCGTCAGCAACTGCGGCGGCCGGCCGTGTTCTTCGATCGCGACGGCGTGCTCAACCACGATTCGGGATACACTTTCGAGACGCACAAGCTCGAATGGATCGAGGGGGCACGCGAGGCCGTGAAGGCCGTCAACGACGCCGGCTATTTTGCCTTCGTCATCACCAATCAATCCGGCGTCGCACGCGGCTACTACGAGGAGCATCACGTGGTCGCGCTGCACCGCTGGATGGCGGACCAGATGGCGCCGATCGGCGCGCATATCGATGCATTCGAATATTGCCCCGATCACCCCGACGGGACCGTCGCGCGCTATTGCCGCATGAGTGACCGCCGCAAGCCGGCGCCGGGCATGATCACCGACCTCGCCAGGCGCTTCCCCGTCGACATGACACGCAGCATGGTGATCGGGGATAAGGAAAGCGACATGGAGGCGGCGCAGGCGGCCGGCGTGGCGGGCCACCTGTTCTCGGGCGGCAATCTGGAATCCTTCGTCAAACAGCGCCTCGGGCTGGCCCGCGAAGTCTAGTCCGGCCGGATGGCAGCTCAAATCGGGCTGCGGAAGCGTCATCGGGCGAGGGAGAGGACTCGTCTGTTGCGCGCAACCACCAGTGTGCTATAGCGCCATCCTATTGCGAAGACTGGATTAATCGCGTTTGGGGTCCGGCATGGAAGATCTGAAGGGCGCTCGCGTCCTCGTCACCGGCAGCGACGGCTTCATCGGCTCGCATGTCGTCGAGGAGCTGGTGAGAGCTGGTGCCCGGGTCAAGGCAATCGTCTACTACAACTCCTTCAACTCCTGGGGCTGGCTCGACACGGTACCAACCGATGTGATGACGTCGGTGGAGGTGGTGGCTGGCGACATCCGCGACCCGCATTTCATGATCGCGGCCGCGAGCGGCTGCACCGATGTGCTGCACCTGGCCGCCCTGATCGCCATCCCCTTTTCCTATGTCGCGCCCGATTCCTATGTCGAGACCAACGTTCGCGGCACCGTGAACGTACTCCAGGCCGCGCGCATGGCCGGCGTGCGGCGCTTCGTCCAGACCTCGACCAGCGAAGTCTACGGCACCGCGCAGACGGTTCCGATCGAGGAGAGCCATCCGCTGGTCGGGCAGTCCCCCTACTCGGCCTCGAAAATCGCCTCCGATCAGATGGCGTTGTCGTTCCAGGCTTCCTTCGACATGCCCGTCGTGGTGATCCGCCCATTCAACACCTTTGGTCCGCGGCAATCGGCGCGCGCGGTGATTCCGACCATCATCAGCCAGATCGCAACCGGCAAGCGCAAGATCCGCCTCGGCGCCGTCAGCCCGACGCGCGATTTCTCATTCGTCACCGACACCGCGCGCGGCCTGATCGCCGGACTCACGGCGCCTGCGGAGCAAGTCGTCGGCCAGACCATCAATCTCGGCAGCGGCTTCGAGATTTCGGTCGGTGCGACCGCACAGATGATTGCCGACGTCATGG
This region includes:
- a CDS encoding HAD-IIIA family hydrolase, whose translation is MLRQAVILVGGLGTRLGERTKLVPKPMLDIGGRPFLDTLIDELVRYGVFDEILLLAGHRAEIVETHYAAAVRGQTRIVVSRETEPLGTGGALVHARGLLHDRFLLLNGDSLFDFNLLDLIARAHDGRVHMALREGVVGDRYGRVVLDGDVVRDFIAPGAGATGPVNAGIYVVDKSVLDDIVTLPASLEQEIFPGLAKSGALRGTAYRGYFIDIGIPDDFARADRELRQQLRRPAVFFDRDGVLNHDSGYTFETHKLEWIEGAREAVKAVNDAGYFAFVITNQSGVARGYYEEHHVVALHRWMADQMAPIGAHIDAFEYCPDHPDGTVARYCRMSDRRKPAPGMITDLARRFPVDMTRSMVIGDKESDMEAAQAAGVAGHLFSGGNLESFVKQRLGLAREV
- a CDS encoding NAD-dependent 4,6-dehydratase LegB; its protein translation is MEDLKGARVLVTGSDGFIGSHVVEELVRAGARVKAIVYYNSFNSWGWLDTVPTDVMTSVEVVAGDIRDPHFMIAAASGCTDVLHLAALIAIPFSYVAPDSYVETNVRGTVNVLQAARMAGVRRFVQTSTSEVYGTAQTVPIEESHPLVGQSPYSASKIASDQMALSFQASFDMPVVVIRPFNTFGPRQSARAVIPTIISQIATGKRKIRLGAVSPTRDFSFVTDTARGLIAGLTAPAEQVVGQTINLGSGFEISVGATAQMIADVMGTAIEIETDEARLRPANSEVERLWADNSKARQQLGWSPEFGGIEGMRRGMVRTVNWFTNPANLSRYKADVYNV